The proteins below are encoded in one region of Vicia villosa cultivar HV-30 ecotype Madison, WI unplaced genomic scaffold, Vvil1.0 ctg.000744F_1_1_3, whole genome shotgun sequence:
- the LOC131630842 gene encoding putative cell wall protein: MAQRAYSFFALLLIFNILLVTNWQAVAGRNFAKNSDNDDKKEPQFLFKHDHGKLHFPSIGHFGFPPYSGLTPNNPFNGGTGGSGSLGSGSGSGSGSESGSTGHSYVPGGDDTSIPNPGVEVPIPGSGGVGGGRATPAAHP; this comes from the coding sequence ATGGCTCAAAGAGCTTACTCTTTCTTTGCACTTCTTCTCATTTTCAATATTCTTCTTGTGACAAATTGGCAAGCAGTTGCTGGCCGCAACTTTGCTAAGAACTCCGACAATGATGACAAGAAAGAGCCTCAGTTTCTGTTCAAGCATGATCATGGTAAACTGCATTTTCCAAGCATTGGACATTTCGGATTTCCCCCATACTCCGGGCTTACTCCTAATAACCCTTTTAATGGTGGCACTGGGGGATCGGGATCATTAGGTTCGGGATCAGGCTCAGGATCTGGATCAGAATCTGGATCAACAGGTCACAGTTACGTTCCTGGTGGCGATGACACTTCTATTCCAAACCCGGGCGTTGAGGTTCCGATACCTGGGAGTGGTGGTGTTGGCGGTGGAAGAGCTACACCGGCAGCTCATCCATGA